A region from the Branchiostoma lanceolatum isolate klBraLanc5 chromosome 2, klBraLanc5.hap2, whole genome shotgun sequence genome encodes:
- the LOC136428789 gene encoding uncharacterized protein, with the protein MKNITVLLVVLSVALLVDVGEGYWYGRRRRRRTGKRLGVLEKVQEDVRKVEGEVAWELAMEELDNLAEILKGDAEGQFQEDTGPFQKKEESELQLDGEATNMKGTDGGLEDEEEENDEGLVMEKLNDLEDKLDFLNEDLQEG; encoded by the exons ATGAAAAACATTACGGTTCTACTAGTGGTCCTTTCGGTCGCCCTGCTGGTCGATGTTGGAGAAGGATACTGGTACGGGCGACGACGACGACGCC GCACAGGAAAGAGGTTAGGGGTCTTAGAGAAAGTACAGGAAGACGTTAGGAAGGTTGAGGGGGAGGTAGCCTGGGAACTGGCGATGGAGGAGTTAGACAATCTGGCTGAGATATTAAAAGGAGATGCCGAAGGTCAATTTCAAGAAGATACAG GGCCATTCCAGAAGAAGGAAGAATCTGAGCTGCAGCTTGACGGTGAAGCTACCAATATGAAGGGGACTGATGGAGGTTTGGAggacgaggaggaggagaacGATGAAGGTCTTGTGATGGAGAAGTTAAACGATCTGGAGGACAAGCTAGATTTTCTAAACGAAGATCTGCAGGAGGGGTAG